One genomic region from Ardenticatenales bacterium encodes:
- a CDS encoding response regulator transcription factor, producing MKQRILVVDDDREIVRLLRGYLTQSGFEVFTATNGETALHTLRREKPDMLLLDLMLPDRDGWDLTRLIRGDSSLAATPIIMITARVEDTDKILGLELGADDYITKPFNPREVVARVRALLRRAQAGGHTPPQVLQLAGLRMDVGQRLVTVDGTAVDLTPTEFDILRLLLENPGYAFTRGELIGQGMGYEYAGMERTLDSHIKNLRRKIEPDPKEPRYIQTVYGIGYKLVGK from the coding sequence CTGAAACAACGCATTCTGGTTGTAGATGATGACCGCGAGATTGTGCGGCTGCTGCGTGGCTACCTGACCCAGTCTGGTTTTGAGGTGTTCACGGCGACCAATGGCGAGACGGCGCTGCATACGCTGCGGCGGGAGAAGCCGGACATGCTGCTGCTGGACTTGATGCTGCCAGATCGGGATGGCTGGGACCTGACGCGCCTGATTCGCGGTGACAGCAGCCTGGCGGCGACACCCATCATTATGATTACGGCGCGCGTGGAGGACACGGACAAGATTTTGGGGTTGGAGCTGGGGGCGGATGATTACATCACGAAGCCTTTTAACCCGCGCGAGGTGGTGGCGCGGGTGCGGGCGCTGTTGCGGCGCGCGCAGGCGGGTGGACACACGCCGCCGCAGGTGCTGCAACTGGCGGGGCTGCGCATGGATGTGGGACAGCGCCTGGTGACGGTAGATGGGACGGCGGTGGACCTGACGCCGACGGAGTTCGATATTTTGCGGCTGCTGCTGGAGAATCCGGGGTATGCGTTTACACGGGGGGAGTTGATCGGGCAGGGGATGGGGTATGAATATGCCGGCATGGAACGCACCCTCGACAGCCACATCAAAAACCTGCGCCGCAAAATCGAACCCGACCCCAAAGAACCGCGCTATATTCAAACCGTCTATGGCATTGGCTACAAATTGGTGGGAAAATAG
- the modB gene encoding molybdate ABC transporter permease subunit, giving the protein MSARHSPSPPPQPPRFGWTLSLPLLIFLALPLLALIWRSSPQQVALNLGRVAVQQAIFISLITSTVSTGLVILTGTPVAYLMARRQFRGRRAVDTLIDLPTVLPPAVAGVALLMAFGRRGIAGTFLNTLGLNIAFTPIAVVMAQMFIAAPLYIKSAIVGFSGVEPEMEQAAGLDGASNWRVFWHITVPLSRAALLNGAVLTWARALGEFGATIIFAGNFPGRTQTMPLAIYIGFELELNVALTLSVILLGLSFLVLILARLFWQREAA; this is encoded by the coding sequence ATGAGCGCCCGCCATTCACCATCACCGCCGCCCCAGCCGCCCCGCTTTGGTTGGACCCTCAGCCTGCCGCTGTTGATTTTTCTGGCGCTGCCGCTGCTGGCCCTCATCTGGCGCAGTTCGCCGCAACAGGTGGCTCTCAACCTGGGGCGCGTGGCGGTGCAGCAGGCGATCTTCATCAGCCTGATCACGAGCACCGTCTCCACGGGGCTGGTAATCCTCACGGGGACGCCTGTGGCTTATTTGATGGCGCGGCGGCAGTTTCGCGGGAGGCGGGCCGTGGATACGTTGATTGATCTGCCCACGGTGCTGCCGCCGGCGGTGGCGGGCGTGGCGTTGTTGATGGCGTTTGGGCGGCGGGGAATTGCCGGCACTTTCCTGAACACCCTCGGCCTGAACATCGCCTTCACGCCCATAGCCGTGGTCATGGCGCAAATGTTCATTGCCGCCCCTCTGTACATCAAATCCGCCATCGTCGGTTTTAGCGGCGTGGAACCGGAGATGGAGCAGGCCGCGGGGTTGGACGGGGCCAGCAATTGGCGCGTCTTCTGGCACATCACCGTTCCTCTGTCGCGGGCGGCGCTGCTCAATGGGGCCGTTCTCACCTGGGCGCGGGCCTTGGGAGAGTTTGGGGCGACGATTATTTTTGCCGGCAATTTTCCCGGACGCACGCAAACCATGCCCCTGGCGATTTACATTGGGTTCGAGTTGGAGCTTAATGTCGCCCTCACCCTTTCCGTTATCCTATTGGGGCTTTCTTTTCTCGTCCTTATTCTCGCCCGCCTTTTCTGGCAGCGAGAAGCGGCCTAG
- the modA gene encoding molybdate ABC transporter substrate-binding protein produces MIPSPPLLRIACLLAGLWLLALTGCRAEGVAEPTTDLTVFAAASLTDAFTDVAARFEAAHPGARVTLNFAGSQQLAQQIAQGAPGDVFASANEAQMAAAITNGRVDADAPRPFARNRLAVIIPEDNPAGLHMLADLGRAGVKVILAAPGVPAGRYARDFLARASEEGALGADFAAAVMRNVVSYEQNVRVVLTKVALGEADAGIVYASDTHNSPEPVNLLPIPNALNPIASYPVAPLNDSPHPQLAAAFIAYLLSPVGQAVLGQYGFLPPTTTVP; encoded by the coding sequence ATGATCCCTTCCCCACCGCTGCTGCGTATCGCTTGCCTGCTGGCCGGCCTCTGGCTGCTGGCGCTGACCGGCTGCCGCGCAGAGGGCGTGGCGGAGCCAACCACGGATTTGACGGTTTTCGCCGCCGCGTCGCTGACGGATGCGTTCACCGATGTGGCGGCGCGGTTCGAGGCGGCTCATCCGGGCGCGCGCGTGACGCTCAACTTCGCCGGCTCGCAGCAGTTGGCGCAGCAGATCGCCCAGGGCGCGCCGGGAGATGTGTTTGCCAGCGCCAATGAAGCGCAGATGGCGGCGGCCATCACCAACGGGCGGGTTGATGCGGACGCGCCGCGCCCGTTTGCGCGGAACCGGCTGGCGGTGATTATCCCTGAGGATAATCCGGCGGGGTTGCACATGCTGGCGGACCTGGGGCGCGCGGGCGTGAAGGTGATCCTGGCGGCTCCCGGAGTGCCCGCGGGTCGTTATGCGCGCGATTTTTTGGCGCGGGCAAGCGAGGAGGGGGCGCTGGGGGCGGATTTTGCGGCGGCGGTGATGAGGAACGTGGTTTCGTATGAGCAGAATGTGCGGGTGGTGTTGACGAAGGTGGCGTTGGGGGAGGCAGATGCCGGCATTGTCTACGCCAGCGACACCCATAACAGCCCCGAACCCGTCAACCTCCTCCCCATCCCCAACGCCCTGAACCCAATCGCCAGCTACCCCGTCGCCCCCCTCAACGACAGCCCACATCCCCAGTTGGCCGCGGCCTTCATTGCTTATCTGCTCTCGCCCGTCGGGCAAGCCGTGCTGGGGCAATACGGCTTTCTCCCCCCCACAACCACCGTCCCATGA